From a single Asticcacaulis sp. MM231 genomic region:
- a CDS encoding GNAT family N-acetyltransferase, whose translation MARNVRIRRIGVDELEIVRELALIIWPKCYRNIIAPDRVDAMLAVLYATDHLEKEMLEDGHVFWLVRFNDLDVGYASAYQEGGRLWLKKLYVRDEFRGQGLGKALIDTALDHFKSEARVSAEELALYVNKDNTPAINYYLRSGFQVEAEVPVQMGPYAFTDYVMQRAL comes from the coding sequence TGCGCGAACTGGCGCTGATCATCTGGCCGAAATGTTACCGTAACATCATCGCCCCCGATCGCGTCGACGCCATGCTGGCCGTGCTCTACGCCACCGACCATCTCGAAAAAGAAATGCTCGAAGATGGTCATGTCTTCTGGCTGGTACGCTTCAATGATCTCGATGTCGGTTATGCTTCCGCCTATCAGGAAGGCGGTCGCCTGTGGCTGAAGAAGCTCTATGTGCGTGATGAATTTCGCGGCCAGGGGCTTGGCAAGGCGCTGATCGACACCGCGCTCGACCATTTCAAATCCGAGGCACGGGTCAGTGCTGAAGAGCTGGCGCTCTATGTCAACAAGGACAATACGCCGGCGATCAACTACTATCTGCGTTCCGGTTTTCAGGTCGAGGCCGAAGTGCCAGTGCAGATGGGCCCCTATGCCTTTACCGATTATGTGATGCAGCGCGCCCTGTAA
- a CDS encoding GNAT family N-acetyltransferase → MILMPQARPISADELDIVRDLALQIWPKAYRTSISPDRIDSLASEIFDIDKLEDDIMQRGHVFFVMRVGRVDVGFCAAHLEGTRIWVSKLCILPDFRGFGLASALIDAAQEHFSPADDLVICVHKDHDPAVNFCLRSGFKIAGETPSEYGELTDFVMHKALPHHQMRAA, encoded by the coding sequence ATGATCCTGATGCCCCAAGCCCGCCCCATCTCCGCCGACGAACTCGATATCGTCCGCGATCTGGCCCTGCAAATCTGGCCGAAGGCCTACCGCACCAGCATTTCGCCTGACCGGATCGATTCCCTGGCCAGCGAAATCTTCGATATCGACAAGCTCGAAGACGACATCATGCAGCGCGGCCATGTCTTCTTCGTGATGCGCGTCGGCCGTGTCGATGTCGGCTTCTGCGCAGCTCATCTGGAAGGCACCCGCATCTGGGTCAGCAAGCTGTGCATCCTGCCCGATTTCCGCGGCTTCGGCCTCGCCAGTGCGCTGATCGACGCAGCGCAGGAACATTTCTCGCCGGCCGATGATCTGGTCATCTGCGTCCACAAGGATCACGACCCGGCGGTCAATTTCTGCCTGCGCAGCGGCTTCAAGATTGCCGGCGAAACTCCCTCGGAATATGGCGAATTGACCGATTTCGTCATGCACAAGGCGCTGCCGCATCACCAGATGCGCGCCGCCTGA
- a CDS encoding Hsp70 family protein: MSRPYCGIDFGTSNSAVCVGDDDGLQLVPVEGESVTLPSAIFFNFETGRVSIGREAIAQYLDGYEGRLMRALKSILGSRLISETTQIGTRRQDFRAIIGYYISELKKRAEDFCGETIEDVVLGRPVHFVDGDQEADNRAEAELRGIAEAQGFRNISFEYEPLAAARDYAQTLTTEEIVLVVDIGGGTSDFSVLRLGSGQREILANAGVHIGGTDFDTRLSLDTAMRDLGYRGKLKNGNEMSSQPYFQLATWHLINFLYTQKVMTSLRQTHYLSGEREKTARLLEVIERQAGHDIANRIEKAKIALSDAETTTVDFTAIDPDWQLDIDRDTLTNSVEREVVKVVAVALETVTERAGLDADAVQTLFMTGGSTALPGFEAAMQAAFPKAQMTYGDRFSSVASGLGLAAKERFGGKS, from the coding sequence ATGTCCCGTCCCTATTGCGGTATCGATTTCGGTACATCCAATTCCGCTGTCTGCGTAGGGGATGATGACGGCCTGCAACTGGTGCCGGTCGAGGGCGAGTCGGTCACCCTGCCGTCCGCTATCTTCTTCAATTTTGAAACCGGCCGCGTCAGCATTGGCCGCGAAGCGATCGCGCAATATCTCGACGGCTACGAAGGCCGCCTGATGCGCGCGCTGAAATCGATACTCGGTTCGCGTCTGATCTCGGAGACGACGCAGATCGGCACACGCCGTCAGGATTTCCGCGCCATCATCGGCTACTATATCTCCGAACTGAAGAAGCGCGCCGAGGACTTCTGCGGCGAGACCATCGAGGACGTGGTGCTGGGGCGCCCGGTCCATTTCGTCGATGGCGATCAGGAGGCCGATAACCGCGCCGAGGCCGAATTGCGCGGCATCGCCGAGGCGCAAGGCTTCCGCAATATCTCGTTTGAATATGAGCCTCTTGCGGCGGCACGCGACTATGCGCAGACCCTGACCACCGAGGAAATCGTGCTGGTGGTCGATATCGGCGGCGGCACGTCCGACTTCTCGGTGCTGCGCCTAGGCTCCGGTCAGCGCGAAATTTTGGCCAATGCCGGCGTCCATATCGGCGGCACCGATTTCGACACCCGCCTCAGCCTGGACACCGCCATGCGCGATCTCGGCTATCGCGGCAAGCTCAAGAACGGCAACGAGATGTCGAGCCAGCCCTATTTCCAACTGGCGACCTGGCACCTGATCAACTTCCTCTATACGCAGAAGGTGATGACGAGCCTCCGCCAGACCCATTATCTCTCCGGTGAACGCGAAAAGACGGCGCGTCTGCTGGAGGTCATCGAGCGTCAGGCCGGTCACGATATCGCCAACCGCATCGAAAAAGCCAAGATCGCGCTGTCGGATGCCGAGACGACGACGGTCGATTTCACCGCCATCGATCCGGACTGGCAACTCGATATCGACCGCGATACCCTGACAAACAGCGTTGAGCGGGAAGTGGTGAAGGTGGTGGCAGTGGCGCTGGAAACCGTGACGGAGCGCGCTGGTCTGGACGCCGATGCGGTCCAGACCCTGTTCATGACCGGCGGCTCAACCGCCCTGCCTGGCTTTGAGGCGGCGATGCAGGCGGCCTTTCCGAAGGCGCAGATGACCTATGGCGACCGTTTCTCGTCTGTCGCCAGCGGTCTGGGACTGGCGGCGAAAGAACGGTTTGGCGGTAAAAGCTAA
- a CDS encoding TPM domain-containing protein, translated as MTGLWVGQAFAEPKYPDLNNQRVVDDAHLLSDATKADLTLKLKGLEDATTDQVVIVTVPDLEGYDIADYGYQLGRHWGIGQKAGGPAASNGQTYKDNGILLIVAPNERKVRIEVGYGLEPVMTDAMSSVIIQRAILPQFKAGDYSAGIVAGTDQIIAQLAQDRQVAIQKAQEAQTAADTGGSRKGGLPLPLIIFIIIIFVMFSRGWLPWFLLGSLLGGGGRDGGDWGGGGGFGGGGGFSGGGGSFGGGGSSGSW; from the coding sequence ATGACCGGCCTGTGGGTCGGGCAAGCTTTTGCCGAACCCAAATACCCCGACCTGAACAACCAGCGCGTCGTCGATGACGCGCACCTGCTTTCTGACGCCACCAAGGCCGACCTGACGCTCAAGCTCAAGGGGCTGGAAGACGCCACCACCGATCAGGTGGTCATCGTCACCGTGCCGGATCTGGAAGGCTATGATATCGCCGATTACGGCTATCAGCTCGGCCGTCACTGGGGCATCGGCCAGAAGGCCGGCGGCCCGGCGGCCAGCAACGGCCAGACCTACAAGGACAACGGCATCCTGCTGATCGTGGCGCCCAATGAGCGCAAGGTTCGCATCGAGGTCGGCTACGGACTTGAGCCGGTGATGACGGATGCGATGTCGTCCGTGATCATTCAGCGCGCTATCCTGCCGCAATTCAAGGCGGGCGATTATTCCGCCGGCATTGTGGCTGGCACCGACCAGATCATTGCCCAACTGGCGCAGGATCGTCAGGTCGCCATTCAAAAAGCACAGGAAGCGCAGACGGCCGCCGATACCGGTGGCAGCCGCAAGGGCGGCTTACCTCTGCCCCTCATTATTTTCATCATCATTATCTTTGTGATGTTCTCACGCGGCTGGTTGCCGTGGTTCCTGCTCGGCAGCCTCCTGGGCGGCGGCGGACGTGACGGCGGTGACTGGGGCGGCGGTGGCGGCTTCGGCGGTGGCGGCGGATTCAGTGGCGGCGGCGGCTCGTTTGGCGGCGGCGGCAGTTCGGGAAGCTGGTAA
- a CDS encoding type II CAAX prenyl endopeptidase Rce1 family protein: protein MSLVLIAAIAGFGCLLIWQPLWHGAAVRLVTVTAMPAFTEELVFRGVLVPDKGEIRRPVLWIGLAVLVFMLWHVFEAVVILPNAQLFLAPAFLISAGVLGLACAIMRYHTGSLWPAGVLHGLLVWLWQTLLGGPDIAQLMR, encoded by the coding sequence GTGAGTCTGGTACTCATCGCCGCCATAGCTGGCTTCGGCTGTCTATTGATCTGGCAACCGCTTTGGCATGGCGCGGCTGTAAGGCTTGTCACGGTCACGGCGATGCCAGCCTTTACCGAAGAGCTTGTCTTTCGAGGCGTGCTGGTGCCTGACAAAGGGGAGATCCGCCGTCCCGTCCTGTGGATCGGTCTGGCGGTTCTTGTCTTCATGCTGTGGCACGTTTTCGAGGCTGTGGTCATCCTGCCGAACGCGCAGCTTTTCCTTGCGCCGGCCTTCCTGATCAGCGCAGGCGTTCTGGGGCTCGCCTGCGCGATCATGCGCTATCATACAGGTTCGCTATGGCCTGCTGGGGTGTTGCACGGCTTGCTGGTCTGGTTGTGGCAAACCTTGCTGGGTGGGCCTGATATCGCGCAACTGATGCGTTGA
- a CDS encoding tetratricopeptide repeat protein, with amino-acid sequence MQHLKIQAASWAVLSVILLGAPAMAEDSADKRTVAELQTAAQSGEITATRALGILYYEGKTVPADYPKAFAFFKTGADKGDARSQYYLGLMYSNGEGVTEDDKTAFAWALKAAQQGDSKGQNLLSYFYRYGEGVEKDEPKGLEWLRKAADQGLADAQEVLGYLYLVGESGLAKDEKAAFIWYKKAADGGDESARRQVAFMLLTGKGATKDTKAGLDSLKEAAREKSTGVTSLGLVYLNGIGVPADYGKALTYLTQAANEGDAYGQYKLGAMYENAMGVKQNRVEAMRWYLLAAAQEDDDAIAALDFIGKQMSGGDKTKARALAKAFKPVPHAAPAT; translated from the coding sequence ATGCAACATCTGAAGATACAAGCCGCCAGCTGGGCCGTCCTGTCCGTTATACTGTTGGGCGCGCCTGCCATGGCCGAAGACAGCGCCGACAAGCGCACCGTCGCCGAACTGCAGACGGCGGCGCAAAGCGGCGAAATCACCGCCACCCGCGCGCTGGGCATTCTCTATTACGAGGGCAAAACCGTGCCGGCGGATTACCCGAAAGCCTTCGCCTTTTTCAAAACGGGCGCGGATAAGGGCGATGCCCGCTCGCAATACTATCTTGGCCTCATGTACAGCAATGGCGAAGGTGTCACCGAAGACGACAAGACCGCCTTTGCCTGGGCGCTGAAAGCGGCCCAGCAGGGCGACAGCAAGGGGCAGAACCTGCTCAGCTATTTCTATCGCTATGGCGAAGGCGTTGAAAAAGACGAGCCCAAGGGGCTGGAATGGTTGCGCAAGGCGGCAGATCAGGGCCTGGCCGACGCGCAGGAAGTCCTGGGTTACCTCTATCTTGTCGGTGAAAGCGGGCTTGCCAAGGACGAGAAGGCCGCCTTCATCTGGTATAAAAAGGCGGCCGATGGCGGTGACGAGAGCGCGCGCCGGCAGGTCGCGTTTATGCTGCTGACTGGCAAGGGCGCCACAAAGGATACCAAGGCCGGTCTGGACAGTTTGAAGGAAGCCGCGCGCGAGAAAAGCACCGGGGTCACGTCTCTGGGGCTGGTCTATCTTAATGGCATCGGCGTTCCGGCGGATTATGGCAAGGCTCTGACCTATCTGACGCAGGCGGCGAATGAGGGCGATGCTTATGGCCAGTATAAGCTGGGCGCCATGTATGAGAACGCCATGGGCGTGAAGCAGAACCGCGTCGAGGCGATGAGATGGTATCTGCTGGCGGCAGCACAGGAAGATGACGACGCCATCGCCGCTTTGGACTTCATCGGCAAGCAGATGTCAGGCGGCGACAAGACCAAAGCGAGGGCTTTGGCCAAGGCGTTCAAGCCGGTACCGCACGCCGCGCCGGCGACGTGA
- a CDS encoding LemA family protein: MKFTRVLGLIAAAGLALSLVGCGVNNIPTKEETAKQSWADVQNAYQNRADLIPNLVATVKGAAAHEEGTLTAVVEARAKATSVNVDASTISDPAKFKQFQQSQDGLSSALGRLMVIQEQYPNLKANENFLALQSQIEGVNNRITIARRDYNAAATQYNLSLRTFPSVIWAKTMYSSSKPMELFTASAGAETAPVVSFDKPAAPAATAPAAAPASH; the protein is encoded by the coding sequence ATGAAATTCACACGCGTTTTGGGCCTTATCGCCGCCGCCGGCCTTGCGCTGAGCCTTGTGGGCTGCGGGGTCAACAATATCCCGACCAAGGAAGAGACGGCAAAGCAATCCTGGGCCGATGTCCAGAATGCCTATCAGAACCGCGCGGATCTGATTCCTAACCTTGTCGCCACCGTCAAGGGTGCGGCGGCCCACGAAGAGGGCACGCTGACCGCCGTTGTGGAAGCACGCGCCAAGGCGACCTCGGTCAATGTCGATGCCTCGACCATTTCCGATCCGGCCAAGTTCAAGCAGTTCCAGCAATCGCAGGACGGCCTGTCGTCGGCGCTGGGTCGCCTGATGGTCATTCAGGAGCAGTATCCGAACCTGAAGGCCAATGAAAACTTCCTGGCGCTGCAAAGCCAGATCGAAGGCGTCAACAACCGCATCACCATTGCGCGCCGCGACTATAACGCCGCCGCCACGCAATATAACCTGTCCTTGCGCACCTTCCCGAGCGTGATCTGGGCGAAGACCATGTATTCCAGCAGCAAGCCGATGGAACTCTTCACCGCTTCGGCTGGCGCCGAAACCGCGCCTGTCGTCAGCTTCGACAAGCCCGCAGCCCCTGCGGCCACCGCGCCAGCAGCTGCGCCGGCTTCGCACTAA